A genomic region of Zea mays cultivar B73 chromosome 6, Zm-B73-REFERENCE-NAM-5.0, whole genome shotgun sequence contains the following coding sequences:
- the LOC100285195 gene encoding uncharacterized LOC100285195, producing the protein MGVGECKSNDYGAAAYWDARYSSGSPASAAAGCGFFDWYQTYPALRPLLRARVPTSSRVLMLGCGNSLLSEDMVKDGYEDIVNIDISSVVIEQMREKHKEITQLTYMQMDIRDMGFFGDESFDCVLDKGTLDAMMCADDAPHGAFKMLAEVARLLMPHGIYLLITYGAPKERVPLLDQSGCSWSIALYIMPTAGYQLRMSKGAQHLIMEEVTLTEGGQLPPDYVLKDPDSHFIYVCEKLEEKGTNCRDTDPKESTNAN; encoded by the exons ATGGGGGTAGGCGAGTGCAAGAGCAACGACTACGGCGCCGCCGCATACTGGGACGCCCGCTACTCCTCCGGCTCGCCAGCTTCCGCCGCCGCCGGCTGTGGGTTCTTCGACTGGTACCAGACGTACCCGGCGCTGCGGCCGCTCCTCCGCGCCCGCGTCCCGACCTCCTCCCGCGTCCTGATGCTCGGCTGCGGCAACTCCC TTTTGTCGGAGGATATGGTGAAGGATGGTTACGAGGACATTGTAAACATAGACATTTCATCTGTGGTCATCGAGCAAATGAGAGAGAAACACAAGGAGATTACACAGCTAACAT ATATGCAGATGGATATTAGAGACATGGGATTTTTCGGTGATGAGTCATTTGATTGTGTCCTTGATAAAG GGACCCTGGATGCTATGATG TGTGCTGATGATGCTCCTCATGGTGCTTTCAAAATGCTAGCAGAAGTGGCAAG GCTTTTGATGCCTCATGGGATCTACTTATTG ATAACATATGGTGCTCCAAAGGAACGTGTCCCACTTCTGGACCAGTCCGGATGCAGCTGGAGTATTGCACTCTACATCATGC CCACAGCTGGATACCAACTGAGAATGAGTAAAGGTGCTCAACATCTTATAATGGAGGAGGTTACACTCACAGAGGGTGGCCAACTGCCACCTGACTATGTTCTCAAAGATCCAGATTCACATTTCATTTATGTTTGTGAGAAGTTGGAAGAGAAAGGGACTAATTGCAGAGATACTGATCCAAAGGAATCAACAAATGCAAATTAA